In the genome of Bacillus sp. S3, one region contains:
- a CDS encoding acyl-CoA synthetase, whose translation MSWELDWLGNRARLSPDKDAIVDEKTNTAWTFEELNRRAKSAANWLRARGVKKGDRIALLSPNDICYFDLLFACGKIGAIFVPINWRLSTHEISEILEDCTPVLIGIHQMFEGMCPHLNNVSTFLTGDASYEELVTFSIRNLPEEEILETDPLAIIYTGGTTGTPKGVVLSHQSILWNAMNTIMSWNLTEDDVTINYLPMFHTGGLNALCVPILMIGGTVVMGDSFVGEKAVGTLNQYRCTTILLVPTMYHMLIQTAEFQHNKFPYMKIFLSGAAPCPLSIYEAFQKKGLAFKEGYGLTEAGPNNFFISPEDARLNPGSVGKPMLFNSIKLEKADGSETKPNEVGELLIKGKHGFSFYWNRDRETRKTIKDGWIHTGDLAKRDEQGFYYIVGRKKDMIISGGENVYPLEIEQRLAGHPAIDEVAVLGLPDEKWGEVVVAFITLKQTYTLQEEELKLYCESKLGRYKIPKQFIHVEELPKTHVGKIDKKKLKEMSIQK comes from the coding sequence GTGAGCTGGGAACTGGATTGGCTGGGAAATCGGGCACGATTATCGCCGGATAAGGATGCCATTGTAGATGAAAAAACAAATACGGCTTGGACGTTTGAAGAATTAAATAGACGGGCAAAATCTGCCGCTAACTGGCTTCGTGCCCGCGGCGTGAAAAAAGGGGATCGGATTGCCCTGCTTTCGCCAAATGATATTTGCTATTTTGATTTGCTATTTGCCTGTGGGAAAATAGGGGCGATTTTCGTCCCGATTAATTGGCGCTTATCAACGCATGAAATAAGCGAAATATTGGAGGATTGTACACCGGTATTAATAGGAATTCACCAGATGTTCGAAGGCATGTGTCCACATTTAAATAACGTAAGCACTTTCCTTACAGGGGATGCCAGTTACGAAGAACTAGTCACTTTTTCAATTAGGAATTTACCTGAAGAGGAAATCTTAGAAACTGACCCGCTGGCAATCATCTATACCGGTGGGACGACTGGAACACCAAAGGGCGTTGTGTTAAGCCATCAATCGATTCTTTGGAATGCGATGAATACAATTATGAGCTGGAATTTAACAGAGGATGATGTGACGATAAACTATTTGCCGATGTTTCATACCGGCGGGCTCAATGCCTTGTGCGTCCCAATCCTGATGATTGGCGGCACAGTTGTCATGGGCGATTCATTTGTAGGTGAAAAAGCGGTAGGGACCCTTAATCAGTATCGCTGCACAACAATTCTTCTCGTTCCAACGATGTATCATATGCTAATTCAAACAGCGGAATTTCAACATAACAAGTTCCCTTATATGAAAATCTTTTTATCAGGGGCAGCACCATGCCCGTTGTCTATTTACGAGGCCTTTCAAAAAAAGGGGTTAGCTTTTAAAGAGGGGTATGGTCTCACCGAGGCAGGGCCGAATAACTTTTTTATAAGCCCCGAAGATGCACGGCTAAATCCCGGTTCTGTCGGCAAGCCAATGCTGTTTAATTCGATCAAACTAGAAAAAGCGGATGGTTCAGAGACAAAACCAAACGAAGTAGGAGAACTATTAATCAAAGGGAAACACGGCTTTTCGTTTTATTGGAACCGCGACCGGGAAACAAGGAAGACGATAAAAGATGGCTGGATCCATACCGGTGACTTAGCGAAAAGAGATGAACAGGGCTTCTATTACATTGTCGGCAGGAAAAAAGATATGATTATTAGCGGCGGAGAGAATGTCTATCCTCTTGAGATAGAGCAGAGGCTTGCTGGACATCCTGCGATTGATGAAGTGGCAGTCCTTGGTTTGCCTGATGAAAAATGGGGTGAGGTTGTTGTGGCATTCATTACATTGAAGCAAACGTACACCTTACAAGAGGAAGAGTTAAAACTATACTGCGAATCCAAACTAGGGCGTTATAAGATACCCAAACAATTCATCCATGTCGAGGAACTGCCAAAAACCCATGTTGGGAAAATAGATAAAAAGAAATTAAAAGAAATGAGTATTCAAAAGTAA
- the fabG gene encoding 3-oxoacyl-ACP reductase FabG yields the protein MRLQDKVAIITGAAGGIGLTAAEVFAREGAKVAMADFNVEQGEERARELQQNGYEVSFFQVNVADRQSVDEMVEKVLGVYGKIDILINNAGITRDAMLSKLSVKDFQQVLDVNLTGVFHCTQAVLPAMIANGRGRIINTSSVSGVYGNVGQTNYAATKAGVVGMTKTWAKELGRKGINVNAVAPGFIETGMTAKVPEKVMAQMMQMVPLARLGKPEDIANAYLFLASDESNYVNGTVLHVDGGIMM from the coding sequence ATGAGGTTACAGGACAAAGTAGCGATTATAACCGGTGCAGCGGGCGGAATCGGATTAACGGCTGCTGAAGTATTTGCCCGAGAAGGCGCGAAGGTGGCAATGGCCGATTTTAATGTGGAACAAGGGGAAGAACGTGCGCGGGAACTGCAGCAGAATGGCTATGAAGTATCCTTTTTTCAAGTGAATGTTGCTGACCGTCAAAGTGTCGACGAAATGGTTGAGAAGGTTCTTGGTGTATATGGGAAAATTGATATTTTGATTAATAATGCCGGTATCACAAGGGATGCAATGCTGTCAAAGCTATCGGTAAAGGATTTTCAACAGGTGCTTGATGTCAACTTGACGGGTGTGTTTCACTGCACGCAGGCAGTTTTGCCGGCGATGATTGCCAATGGACGCGGAAGAATTATTAATACATCTTCTGTCTCTGGCGTCTATGGAAATGTCGGGCAAACAAATTATGCGGCCACTAAAGCTGGTGTAGTCGGGATGACGAAAACATGGGCGAAGGAACTGGGACGGAAAGGGATTAATGTCAACGCCGTCGCCCCTGGATTCATCGAAACAGGGATGACCGCAAAGGTACCGGAAAAAGTGATGGCCCAAATGATGCAGATGGTGCCGCTTGCACGATTAGGAAAACCGGAAGATATAGCAAATGCATATTTGTTCCTTGCTTCTGATGAATCGAACTATGTAAATGGAACTGTACTGCATGTGGATGGCGGAATTATGATGTAA
- a CDS encoding alpha/beta fold hydrolase, which produces MGMVNVVMKEVLLPNGETIVYREREGGTVNVLLIHGNMTSSKHWDLVLDNMDEKYKLYAMDLRGFGGSSYNNLIMSIKDFSDDVKLFVDEIGLKDFALAGWSTGGAVAMQFAADYPGYCNKLILLASESTRGYPFDGKINENDVPRRFSSHEEIKQDLIRTIPVQTAYDTNDTALLKLIWNAVIYTHHQPAPDLYDEYVQDMRTQRNLAEVHHANNTFNISRHHNGLVEGNGKVDLIDVPVLVLQGDRDMVILKEMTKELVEDLGEKAIYIELKDCGHSPLVDDLPQLLKAMTQFLEA; this is translated from the coding sequence ATGGGAATGGTTAATGTTGTGATGAAGGAAGTGCTTTTGCCGAATGGCGAAACTATTGTATACAGGGAGAGAGAGGGCGGCACGGTTAATGTACTATTAATCCACGGAAATATGACATCCTCGAAGCATTGGGATTTGGTACTCGATAACATGGATGAGAAATATAAGCTTTATGCGATGGATTTACGCGGCTTTGGCGGTTCGAGCTATAACAATCTAATTATGTCGATTAAAGACTTTTCTGATGATGTGAAGCTGTTTGTTGATGAAATTGGTTTGAAGGATTTTGCTTTGGCAGGCTGGTCAACGGGCGGTGCGGTAGCAATGCAATTTGCTGCAGATTACCCGGGATATTGCAATAAGCTGATTTTACTGGCATCGGAATCGACTCGCGGTTACCCATTCGATGGAAAAATAAATGAAAACGATGTGCCGCGGCGCTTTTCCTCGCATGAAGAAATTAAGCAGGATTTGATTCGAACGATCCCTGTGCAAACCGCCTACGATACCAATGACACGGCATTATTAAAATTAATCTGGAATGCGGTGATTTACACCCATCATCAACCCGCACCGGACCTTTATGATGAATATGTTCAAGACATGAGGACGCAAAGGAATTTAGCAGAGGTGCATCATGCCAATAATACGTTTAATATTAGCCGTCATCATAACGGGCTCGTTGAAGGCAACGGAAAAGTCGATTTAATTGATGTCCCTGTTCTTGTGCTGCAAGGGGATCGGGATATGGTGATTTTAAAAGAGATGACGAAAGAACTGGTTGAGGACCTAGGAGAAAAAGCGATTTATATCGAATTAAAAGATTGCGGGCATTCACCATTAGTAGATGATCTGCCGCAATTATTGAAAGCGATGACACAATTTTTGGAGGCGTAA
- a CDS encoding 3-oxoacyl-ACP synthase: MQIGMLSTGIYLPEECLTGKEIAERAGIPVRVVEEKMGIKKKHVPGSNDHTCEMGIIAAKKAIAKARIDPLEIDLVIYIGEEHKEYPLWTAGIKLQEEVGALNAWAFDLALRCGTTVMALKVAKSMMIADPSIRTVLLAGGYRNVDFIDYENPRTRFMFNLAAGGGAILLRKGHNENLLLETELITDGSFSEDVVVVAGGTKNPITKKAIDQRLNKLDVLDPEGMKQRLEQKSMDNFLKVIRESLRKSGYSVADLSYLAILHMKKSAHEYVLKELGLSDEQSIYLEDYGHIGQIDQILSLELAMNEGKIKDGDIVVLVSAGIGYAWGATAMKWGKGDGNG, translated from the coding sequence ATGCAAATTGGAATGTTGAGCACAGGAATTTATCTTCCGGAGGAATGTCTAACCGGAAAAGAGATTGCAGAACGGGCAGGTATCCCCGTTCGTGTTGTCGAAGAGAAAATGGGAATCAAGAAAAAGCATGTACCTGGGTCAAATGACCATACATGTGAAATGGGAATTATCGCTGCTAAAAAAGCGATTGCCAAGGCTAGAATTGATCCCTTGGAAATTGACCTTGTGATTTATATTGGAGAGGAACACAAGGAATATCCGCTTTGGACGGCAGGGATTAAGCTGCAGGAAGAAGTAGGGGCATTGAATGCTTGGGCCTTTGACCTGGCATTAAGATGCGGGACGACGGTGATGGCGTTAAAAGTGGCGAAAAGTATGATGATTGCCGATCCTTCTATCCGAACGGTCCTGCTTGCAGGAGGATATCGTAACGTTGATTTCATTGATTATGAGAATCCAAGAACCCGTTTCATGTTTAATCTTGCAGCCGGCGGCGGGGCGATTCTTTTACGAAAAGGGCATAACGAAAACCTCTTATTAGAAACAGAACTTATCACTGATGGATCTTTTTCTGAAGATGTGGTGGTGGTTGCCGGCGGTACGAAGAACCCGATAACCAAAAAGGCGATTGACCAGCGTCTAAATAAGCTGGATGTCCTTGACCCCGAGGGAATGAAACAGCGTTTAGAACAAAAGTCGATGGATAACTTTTTAAAGGTTATTCGTGAATCATTACGTAAAAGTGGCTATAGTGTGGCGGATCTTTCCTACTTGGCGATTCTGCACATGAAAAAATCAGCCCATGAATATGTATTAAAGGAATTAGGCTTGTCAGATGAGCAATCTATTTACCTCGAAGATTATGGACATATTGGACAAATCGATCAGATTTTGTCCTTAGAGCTTGCCATGAACGAAGGGAAAATCAAGGATGGCGATATTGTCGTATTAGTCAGCGCCGGTATTGGTTATGCATGGGGAGCGACCGCAATGAAATGGGGGAAGGGTGATGGGAATGGTTAA
- a CDS encoding branched-chain amino acid ABC transporter permease has translation MRFIQNNRMTAVILVVAAFLLLLPFVYESRNLLILLTQVFVFSIFAMSYDLLLGFTGIVSFGHAMFFGIGAYSIGIFMKRFEPTLGFFFLAVLMTIALTAIVSFLVGLLTLRLKSHFYAMLTLSLAGLFLVLAEKWRSMTYGNDGFTFRVPEQFIDRTNFYLLCLILMVAVFLILKRFTNSPLGRVLQAVRENEQRTESLGYHVLHYKIAASVMSGVLAGIAGILYAISLRFVNTSVFAMDITLDALLMTIIGGVGTLVGAIIGAGLIEFAHHWLTELAKEHVIFERWIIFFGIIYILVVMFFPKGIVGTLRTFSWKRKKQHAVKKEEKVAG, from the coding sequence ATGCGATTCATTCAAAATAATAGAATGACAGCTGTCATTTTAGTTGTGGCCGCCTTTCTGCTCCTTTTGCCGTTTGTCTATGAATCCAGAAATCTATTGATTTTATTAACACAGGTATTTGTGTTTTCCATTTTTGCTATGAGTTATGATCTGTTGCTGGGGTTTACTGGAATCGTTTCCTTTGGACATGCAATGTTTTTTGGAATTGGCGCTTATTCGATTGGGATTTTTATGAAGCGATTTGAACCTACGCTCGGTTTTTTCTTTTTGGCCGTACTGATGACAATTGCCCTCACTGCCATTGTCAGCTTTCTTGTCGGATTGCTGACGCTTCGTTTAAAAAGCCATTTTTATGCGATGTTAACCTTATCGTTGGCAGGACTTTTTCTTGTCTTAGCAGAAAAGTGGCGGTCGATGACCTATGGAAATGACGGTTTCACTTTTCGAGTACCGGAACAGTTTATTGACCGGACTAATTTTTACCTGCTCTGCCTGATTCTGATGGTGGCAGTATTTTTAATTCTGAAGCGGTTTACCAATTCCCCTCTTGGCAGAGTCCTTCAAGCCGTCCGGGAAAATGAGCAGCGAACGGAATCATTAGGCTATCATGTGCTGCATTACAAAATTGCCGCAAGTGTGATGTCCGGTGTATTAGCAGGGATTGCGGGAATCTTGTATGCCATTTCACTTCGATTTGTGAACACGAGTGTGTTCGCAATGGATATCACGTTAGATGCTTTATTAATGACGATCATTGGCGGCGTAGGTACATTAGTCGGAGCAATCATCGGCGCCGGTTTAATCGAATTTGCCCATCATTGGTTGACGGAACTTGCAAAGGAGCATGTGATTTTCGAACGCTGGATCATCTTCTTCGGAATTATTTATATTTTGGTCGTGATGTTTTTTCCAAAAGGAATTGTCGGGACGTTACGTACATTTTCGTGGAAACGGAAAAAGCAGCATGCGGTGAAAAAAGAAGAGAAAGTGGCGGGATAG
- a CDS encoding branched-chain amino acid ABC transporter permease, which translates to MDLIINLTLNGLATGMLIFLLAAGLTLIFGLMDVLNFAHGGLFAWGAYSGLWIYAQTNSFIIGIIGAILTGFVLGIITERWIIKPVYGNHVQQILITLGLMLVLSEMLKVIWGPNQLTASPPDYLKGSWELGGIIIIKYRIFIILVGFLIFAGVQFILKKTKIGLVVRAGVMNKEMVQALGINIQKVFMFVFMIGAGMAALGGVLLGPYSGVIHAGMGMEFAILAFIVVVIGGMGNFKGSVMAAILVGLSGSFMAYYVPDLSLAVNMLLMAIVLIIRPQGLFGAKG; encoded by the coding sequence GTGGATCTAATCATCAATTTAACGTTAAATGGCCTGGCAACAGGGATGCTGATCTTTTTATTAGCCGCCGGCTTGACACTGATTTTCGGATTGATGGATGTGCTGAATTTTGCCCATGGGGGGCTGTTTGCATGGGGAGCGTACAGCGGTCTTTGGATATATGCTCAGACGAATAGCTTTATCATCGGGATCATTGGCGCCATCTTAACGGGATTTGTGCTCGGGATCATTACGGAAAGGTGGATCATTAAACCTGTTTATGGCAACCATGTGCAGCAGATATTAATCACACTCGGTCTGATGCTGGTTTTATCCGAAATGCTGAAAGTCATTTGGGGACCGAATCAGCTTACGGCCTCGCCTCCGGATTATTTGAAGGGCAGCTGGGAGCTTGGCGGCATCATTATCATCAAGTACCGTATCTTTATCATTTTAGTTGGGTTCCTCATTTTCGCAGGAGTGCAATTTATTCTTAAAAAAACAAAAATCGGCCTCGTTGTCCGGGCAGGTGTCATGAATAAAGAAATGGTGCAGGCACTGGGTATCAATATTCAGAAGGTTTTTATGTTTGTCTTTATGATTGGTGCAGGGATGGCAGCGTTGGGCGGCGTACTGCTCGGTCCGTATTCAGGTGTCATTCATGCGGGGATGGGAATGGAATTCGCAATTCTCGCCTTTATTGTCGTGGTTATCGGGGGAATGGGAAATTTCAAAGGTTCAGTGATGGCCGCTATATTGGTAGGGCTTTCCGGATCCTTTATGGCCTACTATGTCCCAGACCTGTCACTGGCTGTGAATATGCTTCTCATGGCGATTGTATTAATTATTCGGCCGCAAGGTCTATTTGGAGCGAAGGGGTGA
- a CDS encoding ABC transporter ATP-binding protein, which translates to MNDLLKLDHVETHIGQYHILQGISFEVKRGEVTVLLGRNGAGKTTTLRTIMGLNPATKGSVTFKGESIQSLPTYTIAKKGIGYVPEDQGIFAGLTVEENIKVAMQTETEDTEKRLDWILHLFPDLKKFWKKPGGLLSGGQKQMLSIARAYVNENELLLIDEPSKGLAPIVVEKVMESILQMKDQTTIVLVEQNFMMASTIGDCFYIIDDGRTVSHGSMKQLKEDEEMKRKYLGIA; encoded by the coding sequence ATGAATGACCTGTTGAAGCTTGATCATGTAGAAACCCATATTGGTCAATACCATATACTCCAAGGTATATCTTTTGAGGTGAAAAGAGGCGAGGTAACTGTCCTGCTTGGTAGAAACGGTGCTGGAAAAACAACGACTTTGCGAACGATCATGGGGCTGAATCCGGCCACAAAAGGGAGCGTTACGTTTAAAGGAGAATCGATTCAGTCCCTGCCAACCTACACCATTGCTAAAAAAGGCATCGGCTATGTTCCTGAGGATCAGGGGATTTTTGCCGGATTAACGGTGGAGGAAAATATAAAGGTCGCGATGCAAACAGAAACCGAAGACACGGAAAAACGGCTGGATTGGATATTACATCTGTTCCCCGATTTAAAAAAATTTTGGAAAAAACCGGGCGGTCTGTTGAGTGGCGGACAAAAACAGATGCTTTCCATCGCAAGGGCTTATGTAAACGAAAACGAACTGCTGTTAATCGATGAGCCGAGTAAAGGCTTGGCACCGATTGTCGTCGAGAAGGTGATGGAATCAATTTTACAAATGAAAGATCAAACCACCATTGTGTTAGTGGAACAAAATTTCATGATGGCGAGCACAATTGGTGACTGTTTTTACATCATTGACGATGGTCGAACCGTGAGTCACGGCTCAATGAAACAATTAAAAGAAGATGAGGAAATGAAACGGAAATATTTAGGGATTGCGTAG
- a CDS encoding ABC transporter ATP-binding protein has translation MSSLIETKDLSIIFGGHTAVDAVSISVPEKHFKSIIGPNGAGKTTFFNLLSGQLMPTQGTIYYRGKDITKLSPTYRTREGIGRSFQITNVFPNLTVMENVRLAVQSQAGIRYQILFHYKKYRVFEEKALEWLMLVLLDDKKDSLASNLAHGEKRKLEIAMLLALETEVLLLDEPTAGMSLEEVPAILEVIKRIKEKGDRTIILIEHKMDMILDLSDSVMVLFNGRLLADGTPEEIMKNETVQSAYLGGRFDE, from the coding sequence TTGTCTTCACTTATTGAAACAAAAGATTTATCGATTATTTTTGGCGGTCATACGGCCGTAGATGCAGTCAGTATTTCTGTACCCGAGAAACATTTTAAATCGATTATCGGACCAAACGGTGCCGGAAAAACAACCTTCTTTAATCTCCTAAGCGGCCAATTAATGCCAACGCAAGGAACAATCTACTATCGTGGTAAAGATATTACAAAACTTTCGCCGACCTACCGTACAAGAGAAGGGATCGGCCGTTCCTTTCAAATTACCAATGTATTTCCTAACTTAACTGTAATGGAAAATGTAAGATTGGCGGTTCAGTCACAAGCGGGAATTCGCTACCAGATACTGTTTCATTATAAGAAATACCGTGTATTTGAAGAGAAGGCATTAGAGTGGCTCATGCTTGTCCTATTAGATGATAAGAAGGATTCTCTGGCAAGCAATCTCGCCCATGGCGAGAAACGGAAACTTGAAATTGCGATGCTGCTCGCGCTTGAGACTGAAGTGCTTTTATTAGATGAACCAACAGCAGGCATGTCGTTAGAAGAAGTTCCGGCTATTTTAGAAGTAATTAAAAGAATTAAAGAAAAAGGGGACCGGACGATTATCCTCATCGAGCACAAGATGGATATGATCCTCGATTTATCGGATTCGGTGATGGTTCTGTTTAATGGAAGGCTGTTGGCCGATGGGACCCCGGAAGAGATTATGAAAAATGAAACCGTACAGTCTGCCTATTTGGGAGGACGATTTGATGAATGA
- a CDS encoding substrate-binding domain-containing protein, translating to MFMMILASACSADKSSSEPKDDGGKKTEKKEPIKIGVLASKTGALESYGKQTLRGFELGLDYATEGKMEVAGRKIEFIVEDTETKPEVAVQKATKLLEEDKVDFLVGSSSSADTLAVLPLAEEYQKIMVVEPAAADSITGSEFNKYMFHSARNSSQDAVAGAAAIAKKGVKIATLAPDYSFGRDGVAAFKEAAKKLGAEIVKEEYADPAATDFTSNIQKIIDAKPDYLFVVWAGANSPWKQIADMKVQEKGIKISTGAPDIAALSTMEPLIGMEGFTVYYHDLPKNKINDWLVEEHKKRFNGDVPDLFTPGGMSAAISIVEALKKTDGDAEADQLIKTMEGMSFETPKGKMTYRPEDHQALQTLYAIKLEKKDGVPYPVPVLIRELTPEETAPPIRNK from the coding sequence ATGTTTATGATGATACTAGCCAGTGCGTGCAGCGCTGACAAGTCTTCATCAGAGCCGAAGGACGATGGCGGAAAGAAAACGGAAAAGAAAGAACCGATTAAAATTGGGGTGCTTGCTTCTAAAACAGGTGCACTCGAATCGTACGGAAAGCAAACATTACGAGGCTTTGAGCTTGGACTTGATTATGCAACCGAAGGAAAAATGGAGGTTGCCGGCAGAAAAATTGAATTCATCGTCGAAGATACCGAAACAAAGCCGGAAGTGGCTGTGCAAAAAGCGACGAAACTATTAGAAGAAGATAAGGTTGATTTTCTAGTCGGATCGTCCAGCTCAGCAGATACACTGGCTGTTTTACCGCTGGCAGAGGAATATCAAAAAATCATGGTCGTTGAACCTGCTGCCGCTGATAGTATTACAGGTTCGGAGTTTAATAAGTATATGTTCCATTCAGCCCGTAACTCCTCCCAAGATGCGGTTGCCGGTGCGGCGGCCATTGCCAAAAAGGGCGTAAAAATCGCAACACTTGCGCCGGATTATTCCTTTGGCCGTGATGGTGTAGCTGCCTTTAAAGAAGCAGCGAAAAAATTGGGTGCTGAGATTGTCAAGGAAGAATATGCGGATCCTGCTGCAACAGACTTTACATCGAATATTCAAAAAATCATCGATGCGAAGCCTGATTACCTGTTTGTCGTTTGGGCCGGGGCAAACTCTCCGTGGAAGCAAATTGCTGACATGAAGGTTCAAGAAAAAGGAATCAAAATCTCAACAGGTGCTCCGGATATTGCGGCATTATCGACAATGGAGCCGCTGATCGGGATGGAAGGCTTCACCGTTTATTATCATGACCTGCCGAAAAATAAAATTAATGACTGGCTGGTTGAGGAGCATAAAAAACGTTTTAACGGAGATGTTCCCGATTTGTTTACACCAGGCGGGATGAGTGCTGCGATTTCGATTGTAGAAGCATTGAAGAAAACAGATGGTGATGCGGAGGCTGATCAATTAATCAAAACGATGGAAGGCATGAGCTTTGAAACCCCGAAAGGAAAAATGACGTATCGTCCGGAGGATCATCAAGCCCTGCAGACATTGTATGCGATTAAGCTGGAGAAGAAAGACGGTGTCCCATATCCAGTTCCAGTGTTGATCAGGGAACTGACTCCTGAAGAAACTGCACCTCCAATTCGGAATAAATAA
- a CDS encoding Uma2 family endonuclease has translation MAIPNEKRKYSYADYLTWSEGKRHELIDGEIFDMSPAPSRGHQRVLRELSTAFSIFLRDKKCEVFFAPFDVRLLTENKHDNEINNVVQPDLSIVCDQEKLDDRGCNGAPDMIIEVLSPSSVKLDRWKKFHLYEKAGVKEYWLVDPVNESVEIHLLIGDYYKFQGVFTKDDSISVHVLTGLELDLNQIFL, from the coding sequence ATGGCCATTCCGAACGAAAAAAGGAAATATTCATATGCTGATTATCTAACATGGAGCGAGGGCAAAAGGCATGAGTTAATTGATGGGGAAATCTTCGATATGTCGCCTGCCCCTTCACGCGGACATCAACGGGTGCTAAGAGAGTTATCTACGGCCTTTTCTATTTTCTTGCGCGATAAGAAATGTGAAGTGTTTTTTGCGCCGTTCGATGTACGACTATTAACGGAAAACAAACATGACAATGAAATAAATAATGTTGTTCAACCCGATTTGTCGATTGTATGTGATCAAGAAAAGCTTGATGACAGGGGTTGTAATGGTGCACCGGACATGATTATCGAAGTCCTTTCACCCTCATCTGTAAAGTTAGATCGCTGGAAGAAATTTCACCTTTACGAAAAAGCCGGGGTAAAAGAGTACTGGCTTGTTGATCCGGTTAACGAATCCGTAGAAATACATCTTTTAATCGGTGATTACTATAAATTTCAAGGAGTCTTTACAAAAGATGATTCCATTTCTGTTCATGTATTAACTGGATTAGAATTAGACCTAAATCAAATATTTTTATAG
- a CDS encoding RHS repeat protein, which yields MEQNFYNGDGQRIRRDVNGLISKYFYDGENVLYTTDINNNKATENVLSPSGTIVASKRFDGAFDNMYFFYHYDKRGSVTSILDLDAKRVKGYGYDEFGETEEVGSKSFLNEVKFTGAVHDTATGLYYMNARHYNPDTGRFISQDTYKGTASDPWSQHIQPITR from the coding sequence GTGGAACAGAATTTCTATAATGGCGACGGTCAGCGGATCCGACGAGATGTCAATGGACTAATTTCCAAGTATTTTTATGACGGAGAAAATGTCCTCTACACGACCGACATCAACAATAATAAAGCAACGGAGAATGTGTTAAGTCCGAGCGGTACAATTGTAGCTTCGAAGCGGTTCGATGGCGCCTTTGACAATATGTATTTCTTCTATCACTATGATAAAAGGGGCAGTGTCACCAGTATCCTTGATCTCGACGCTAAGCGAGTTAAAGGGTATGGTTATGATGAATTTGGCGAAACAGAGGAAGTTGGCAGCAAATCGTTCCTTAATGAGGTGAAATTCACCGGTGCGGTTCATGATACAGCGACAGGCTTGTATTACATGAATGCCAGACACTATAATCCGGACACAGGCCGGTTTATTTCCCAAGACACCTATAAAGGAACAGCAAGCGACCCATGGTCCCAGCATATACAACCAATAACCCGGTAA
- a CDS encoding GrpB family protein, translated as MRKTKTLPWTKEWEKLYSQEEKKLKEVFKDQLLDIFHMGSTSIPTIGYAKPIIDILIVVKDIEIVDVFNRKMRELGYEAKGENGITGRRYFPKGNENRTHHIHIFQVGNENIKTHLDFKEYLIEHPDNAQKYGELKLKLLKQFPDNHYKYQAAKQAYVNELVKEVKKWALKK; from the coding sequence GTGAGGAAAACCAAAACTCTTCCTTGGACTAAAGAATGGGAAAAATTGTACAGTCAAGAAGAGAAAAAATTAAAGGAAGTTTTTAAAGATCAATTGCTTGATATTTTTCATATGGGGAGTACATCTATACCAACAATAGGTTATGCAAAGCCAATAATCGATATTTTGATTGTTGTTAAAGATATAGAAATTGTTGATGTATTCAATAGGAAAATGCGCGAATTGGGGTATGAAGCGAAAGGGGAAAATGGGATTACAGGAAGAAGGTACTTTCCGAAAGGAAATGAAAATAGAACCCACCACATACATATCTTTCAAGTAGGTAATGAGAATATTAAAACGCACTTGGATTTTAAAGAATACTTAATTGAACATCCAGATAATGCTCAAAAGTATGGAGAGTTAAAATTAAAATTATTAAAGCAATTCCCCGATAATCATTATAAGTATCAAGCAGCAAAACAAGCTTATGTCAATGAATTAGTGAAAGAAGTTAAAAAATGGGCCTTAAAAAAATAA